The proteins below come from a single Nocardioides eburneiflavus genomic window:
- a CDS encoding MauE/DoxX family redox-associated membrane protein, translating into MSQAPVAALVVVLTLVAVLLVSGVAKLRDPRATRDAFAALRVPPIVPADVAAPALSWLEVALAVLLLVAPATGLVPVAALVLLLMLAYTALIGRALGFDEPVTCSCFGSIGRHDVDRTTLARNVLLTALSAIVLWFAADGGSVPSAVGALDGGDWAALAATLAAAAVAVLVLSGPATDASLVPAEEDLLDYERQAIPYGALTLHDGRSTSLAQLAAAQARLLVVLNPGCGPCVRTAEKLDDWAALLAPAVGAVAIYPDEASARAAGEHAPDLAAWEPELNVRRVFSVAAPAAVLLGADGYLAGGPVAGEDDVAAFVEDVLGVLTEQPSPAE; encoded by the coding sequence ATGTCGCAGGCACCTGTCGCAGCGCTGGTGGTCGTGCTGACCCTCGTGGCCGTGCTGCTCGTGAGCGGGGTCGCCAAGCTCCGTGACCCCCGTGCCACCCGCGACGCGTTCGCCGCGCTCCGGGTGCCGCCGATCGTCCCTGCTGACGTCGCAGCCCCTGCCCTGTCCTGGCTCGAGGTCGCCCTGGCCGTCCTGCTGCTGGTGGCACCGGCCACGGGCCTGGTGCCGGTCGCGGCCCTCGTGCTGCTCCTGATGCTCGCCTACACCGCGCTGATCGGCCGCGCGCTGGGGTTCGACGAGCCGGTGACCTGCTCCTGCTTCGGCAGCATCGGCCGGCACGACGTCGACCGTACGACGCTCGCGCGCAACGTCCTGCTGACGGCGCTGTCGGCCATCGTCCTGTGGTTCGCCGCTGACGGCGGATCGGTACCGTCGGCAGTCGGCGCGCTGGACGGCGGCGACTGGGCGGCGCTGGCGGCCACGCTCGCCGCAGCGGCGGTCGCCGTCCTGGTGCTCAGCGGGCCGGCCACCGACGCCTCGTTGGTGCCGGCCGAGGAGGACCTGCTCGACTACGAGCGCCAGGCCATCCCGTACGGCGCCCTCACCCTGCACGACGGCAGGAGCACGAGCCTCGCCCAGCTCGCCGCCGCACAGGCCCGGCTCCTCGTCGTCCTCAACCCCGGGTGCGGGCCGTGCGTACGCACCGCCGAGAAGCTCGACGACTGGGCGGCACTTCTCGCTCCGGCCGTGGGCGCCGTGGCGATCTACCCGGACGAGGCTTCTGCACGCGCGGCCGGGGAGCACGCCCCCGACCTGGCGGCGTGGGAACCGGAGCTCAACGTGCGCCGGGTCTTCTCCGTCGCTGCACCCGCCGCGGTCCTGCTCGGGGCCGACGGCTACCTCGCGGGCGGGCCGGTCGCGGGGGAGGACGACGTGGCGGCGTTCGTGGAGGACGTCCTCGGCGTGCTCACGGAGCAGCCGAGCCCGGCCGAGTGA
- a CDS encoding DUF1707 SHOCT-like domain-containing protein has protein sequence MTTPSGAAPGSGPGDEAMRMWMAARDRAEAAREATLASDAERERVCELLNRAFSQGRLTPADLDERTSRALTARTHGDLEDVLAGLTPSGTSAMWTQRPDRGFLPRLVFWVVGLLTSPFVLGGSLFVLFGDGVGEKVFGLVLLVVFLPGLIALYRWGHPRH, from the coding sequence ATGACCACCCCCAGCGGCGCCGCACCCGGGTCCGGACCCGGCGACGAGGCCATGCGCATGTGGATGGCCGCCCGCGACCGGGCCGAGGCCGCCCGGGAGGCGACGCTGGCGTCCGACGCCGAGCGGGAGCGGGTCTGCGAGCTGCTCAACAGGGCCTTCAGCCAGGGCCGCCTCACCCCCGCCGACCTCGACGAGCGCACCTCGCGCGCCCTCACGGCCCGTACGCACGGCGACCTGGAGGACGTGCTCGCCGGGCTCACCCCGAGCGGGACGAGCGCGATGTGGACCCAGCGTCCCGACCGCGGGTTCCTGCCGAGGTTGGTCTTCTGGGTCGTCGGGCTGCTCACGTCACCGTTCGTCCTCGGCGGGTCGCTGTTCGTGCTGTTCGGCGACGGCGTGGGCGAGAAGGTCTTCGGGCTCGTGCTGCTGGTGGTCTTCCTGCCCGGTCTGATCGCCCTCTACCGCTGGGGACACCCGCGGCACTGA
- a CDS encoding MFS transporter → MSPAPDAAPDAVPDTAATAAQADDSRRVSMLLGLLFGLAGMGSSSAAVALALLGEDLGVSAGLAAWAISLYVLMLAVTTALYGRISDLVGVRGPLLAGLVLMSIGALVAALAPTFEVLLGARMLQGAGAAAVPTLGVTILSAKYTGEVRGLAFGRLAGVAAAVSCLGPLIGGLVEAAWGWRAVMALPILGALVVPLLWRALPTGGSGARLDVVGAFLVALTAAGMVLLVQSPSAGLVVAAIGAGLLVLGVPAVRATVRRRPDGFLPVEVIRNATVVRSAVAASSVPASWFAMLIALPAVLLGEGWQAWQVGLAMVPSAVVALLVPQVTGPMLTRIGPSRALAVAGLVASAALLVATAGAFWANAVVLVVGIILVTFAFGLGQPALSAVVGDAVHHDVRGVALGVSTLLFLIGGSVGSAVVAGISGPLGMPAALLVLAALPLLGLVVLAPTLRTQPITD, encoded by the coding sequence ATGAGCCCCGCACCCGACGCCGCCCCCGACGCGGTCCCCGACACCGCGGCGACGGCCGCGCAGGCCGACGACTCCCGACGGGTCTCGATGCTGCTGGGGCTCCTCTTCGGCTTGGCCGGCATGGGCTCGTCCAGCGCTGCGGTGGCGCTGGCGCTGCTCGGCGAGGACCTCGGCGTCAGCGCCGGTCTGGCCGCGTGGGCGATCAGTCTCTACGTCCTCATGCTGGCCGTCACCACCGCTCTCTACGGCCGGATCTCCGACCTCGTTGGCGTCCGCGGCCCGCTTCTCGCCGGACTCGTGCTGATGTCGATCGGGGCGCTGGTGGCGGCGCTGGCGCCGACCTTCGAGGTGCTGCTCGGCGCCCGCATGCTCCAGGGCGCCGGTGCTGCGGCCGTCCCGACCCTCGGCGTGACCATCCTCTCCGCGAAGTACACCGGCGAGGTGCGCGGACTCGCCTTCGGCCGCCTCGCGGGCGTCGCCGCGGCCGTGAGCTGCCTCGGGCCGCTCATCGGTGGGCTGGTCGAGGCGGCCTGGGGCTGGCGTGCCGTGATGGCGCTGCCGATCCTCGGTGCGCTCGTCGTGCCGCTCCTGTGGCGGGCCCTGCCGACCGGCGGCAGCGGCGCCCGGCTCGACGTCGTCGGCGCGTTCCTCGTCGCCCTCACCGCAGCGGGCATGGTCCTCCTGGTGCAGTCACCGTCTGCGGGCCTGGTCGTCGCGGCCATCGGCGCGGGGCTGCTCGTGCTCGGTGTGCCGGCCGTGCGCGCGACCGTACGCCGCCGCCCGGACGGCTTCCTGCCGGTCGAGGTGATCCGCAACGCGACCGTCGTGCGGAGCGCCGTCGCGGCCTCGTCCGTCCCCGCGTCGTGGTTCGCGATGCTCATCGCGCTGCCCGCCGTGCTGCTCGGCGAGGGGTGGCAGGCGTGGCAGGTCGGCCTGGCGATGGTGCCCAGCGCCGTCGTCGCCCTGCTCGTGCCGCAGGTCACCGGGCCGATGCTCACCCGCATCGGCCCGAGCCGGGCCCTCGCCGTCGCCGGCCTCGTGGCGTCCGCTGCCCTCCTGGTCGCCACCGCCGGCGCCTTCTGGGCGAACGCGGTCGTGCTCGTCGTCGGCATCATCCTGGTGACCTTCGCCTTCGGTCTCGGCCAGCCCGCCCTCAGCGCCGTCGTCGGCGACGCGGTGCACCACGACGTACGTGGGGTGGCCCTGGGCGTCTCCACGCTGCTCTTCCTCATCGGCGGCAGCGTCGGCTCCGCCGTGGTGGCGGGCATCAGTGGGCCGCTGGGCATGCCGGCCGCCCTGCTGGTCCTCGCGGCCCTGCCGCTGCTGGGCCTGGTCGTGCTGGCTCCCACGCTGCGCACACAGCCGATCACGGACTGA
- the typA gene encoding translational GTPase TypA has product MSTQSRSDLRNVAIVAHVDHGKTTLVDAMLRQAGAFTAHQAESVADRVMDSGDLEREKGITILAKNTAVHYTGPSAPEGMTINIIDTPGHADFGGEVERGLSMVDGIVLLVDASEGPLPQTRFVLRKALNADMPVILVVNKTDRSDARISEVVDESYELFMDLLDESHSQDALDFPVVYASGKAGIASLEKPEDGTMPAGSDLEPLFRTILDTIPAPQHDDEAPLQAHVTNLDSSPFLGRLALLRIHQGTLKKGQTVAWMRRDGEVKNVRITELLVTEGLERKPGESAGPGDIVAIAGIPDITIGETLADAENPIALPLIHVDEPAISMTIGTNTSPLVGKVKGAKVTARLVKDRLDSELVGNVSLRILPTERPDAWEVQGRGELALAILVEQMRREGFELTVGKPQVVTREIDGKLHEPFERLTIDAPEEYLGTITELLAARKGRMEGMTNHGTGWVRMDFVVPSRGLIGFRTDFLTETRGTGIAHHISEGYFPWAGEIRSRNNGSLVADRSGAATAYAMTSLQERGVLFVEPATEVYEGMIVGENSRADDMDVNITKEKQQTNIRSATSDNFEKLIPPKRLSLEQCLEFCREDECVEVTPEMVRIRKVVLDANARAKTASRARKANK; this is encoded by the coding sequence ATGTCCACCCAGTCCCGCTCCGACCTGCGCAACGTCGCGATCGTCGCCCACGTCGACCACGGCAAGACAACGCTGGTCGACGCGATGCTCCGCCAGGCCGGCGCCTTCACCGCGCACCAGGCCGAGAGCGTGGCCGACCGGGTCATGGACTCCGGCGACCTCGAGCGCGAGAAGGGCATCACGATCCTCGCGAAGAACACCGCGGTCCACTACACGGGTCCGTCGGCTCCCGAGGGCATGACCATCAACATCATCGACACCCCCGGCCACGCCGACTTCGGCGGCGAGGTCGAGCGCGGCCTGTCGATGGTCGACGGCATCGTGCTGCTCGTCGACGCCTCCGAGGGTCCCCTCCCCCAGACGCGCTTCGTGTTGCGCAAGGCGCTCAACGCCGACATGCCGGTGATCCTCGTGGTCAACAAGACCGACCGCAGCGACGCCCGCATCAGCGAGGTCGTCGACGAGTCCTACGAGCTCTTCATGGACCTGCTCGACGAGTCGCACAGCCAGGACGCGCTCGACTTCCCCGTCGTGTACGCCTCCGGCAAGGCCGGCATCGCCTCGCTGGAGAAGCCCGAGGACGGCACCATGCCCGCGGGCTCCGACCTCGAGCCGCTGTTCCGGACCATCCTGGACACCATCCCCGCCCCGCAGCACGACGACGAGGCGCCGCTGCAGGCGCACGTGACCAACCTCGACTCCTCGCCGTTCCTCGGCCGCCTCGCGCTGCTGCGCATCCACCAGGGCACGCTCAAGAAGGGCCAGACCGTGGCCTGGATGCGCCGCGACGGCGAGGTCAAGAACGTCCGCATCACCGAGCTGCTGGTCACCGAGGGCCTCGAGCGCAAGCCCGGCGAGTCCGCCGGCCCCGGCGACATCGTCGCCATCGCGGGCATCCCCGACATCACCATCGGCGAGACCCTCGCCGATGCCGAGAACCCGATTGCCCTGCCGCTGATCCACGTCGACGAGCCGGCCATCTCCATGACCATCGGCACCAACACCTCGCCGCTGGTCGGCAAGGTCAAGGGCGCCAAGGTGACCGCCCGCCTCGTCAAGGACCGCCTCGACTCCGAGCTCGTCGGCAACGTGTCGCTGCGCATCCTCCCGACCGAGCGTCCCGACGCCTGGGAGGTCCAGGGTCGCGGCGAGCTCGCGCTGGCGATCCTCGTCGAGCAGATGCGGCGCGAGGGCTTCGAGCTCACCGTCGGCAAGCCGCAGGTCGTCACCCGCGAGATCGACGGCAAGCTGCACGAGCCGTTCGAGCGCCTCACGATCGACGCGCCGGAGGAGTACCTCGGCACCATCACCGAGCTCCTCGCCGCCCGCAAGGGCCGCATGGAGGGCATGACCAACCACGGCACCGGCTGGGTCCGGATGGACTTCGTCGTCCCGTCCCGTGGCCTGATCGGCTTCCGCACGGACTTCCTCACCGAGACCCGCGGCACCGGCATCGCGCACCACATCTCCGAGGGCTACTTCCCCTGGGCCGGCGAGATCCGCTCGCGCAACAACGGCTCGCTCGTGGCCGACCGCTCCGGTGCGGCGACGGCGTACGCCATGACGTCGCTGCAGGAGCGCGGCGTGCTCTTCGTCGAGCCCGCCACCGAGGTCTACGAGGGCATGATCGTCGGCGAGAACTCCCGCGCCGACGACATGGACGTCAACATCACCAAGGAGAAGCAGCAGACCAACATCCGGTCGGCCACCTCCGACAACTTCGAGAAGCTGATCCCGCCGAAGCGGCTCTCGCTCGAGCAGTGCCTGGAGTTCTGCCGCGAGGACGAGTGCGTCGAGGTCACCCCGGAGATGGTGCGCATCCGCAAGGTCGTGCTCGACGCCAACGCCCGCGCCAAGACCGCGAGCCGAGCGCGCAAGGCGAACAAGTAG
- a CDS encoding protealysin inhibitor emfourin, producing MTSRDTSSATAHRCTFIPPWLAERVDGPEAAERDEAVRRLRAQRGVEARASAAGGPPVAVATPVWTVHDAGSTTSLPGTPARGPGEPATGDVAVDEAADGIEATLQMFLEDLARSSHDGAGAPVSLTVHYGSDYNNAFWDGTQLVFGDGDGRVFERFTKPVDVLAHEFSHAVIEHTADLTYSGQSGALNESVADVFASCLKQRLLGQQAADGDWLIGQGIFMPSVQARALRDMAAPGTAYDDPEVGADPQVGHMDDYVVTTADNGGVHLNSGIPNKAFQLAALAVGGTAIGGAGRIWYDALVGGDVPRGANFATFAAATVAAAGEHAEAVREAWRQVGVEPGRRSVPASAPQPAGRLRVERSGGFAGRSEAAEVDLETSGLGALVSQAVAAPVAKDARPHPDMFVYTFTVEGREPVRVPEHLLTASQAELARQVLRRGTSEI from the coding sequence ATGACATCTCGGGACACCTCCAGCGCCACTGCTCACCGCTGCACCTTCATCCCGCCCTGGCTCGCCGAGCGGGTCGACGGCCCTGAGGCGGCCGAGCGCGACGAGGCGGTGCGGCGCCTGCGCGCGCAGCGCGGGGTCGAGGCACGCGCGTCCGCCGCTGGCGGCCCGCCGGTCGCGGTCGCGACACCGGTCTGGACGGTCCACGACGCCGGATCGACGACCTCGCTCCCCGGCACCCCGGCTCGCGGCCCTGGCGAGCCCGCGACGGGGGACGTGGCGGTCGACGAGGCCGCGGACGGCATCGAGGCGACCTTGCAGATGTTCCTCGAGGACCTCGCGCGCAGCTCCCACGACGGAGCCGGCGCACCGGTCAGCCTCACCGTGCACTACGGCTCCGACTACAACAACGCCTTCTGGGACGGCACCCAGCTGGTGTTCGGCGACGGCGACGGCCGGGTGTTCGAGCGATTCACCAAGCCGGTGGACGTGCTCGCGCACGAGTTCTCCCACGCCGTCATCGAGCACACCGCCGACCTCACCTACAGCGGCCAGTCGGGCGCGCTCAACGAGTCGGTCGCCGACGTGTTCGCGTCCTGCCTCAAGCAGCGCCTGCTCGGCCAGCAGGCCGCCGACGGCGACTGGCTGATCGGGCAGGGGATCTTCATGCCGTCCGTGCAGGCGCGGGCCCTGCGTGACATGGCTGCCCCGGGCACCGCGTACGACGACCCCGAAGTCGGTGCGGACCCGCAGGTCGGTCACATGGACGACTACGTCGTGACCACCGCCGACAACGGCGGTGTGCACCTCAACTCCGGCATCCCCAACAAGGCGTTCCAGCTCGCGGCACTCGCCGTCGGCGGCACGGCCATCGGGGGTGCGGGCCGGATCTGGTACGACGCGCTGGTCGGCGGCGACGTCCCGCGCGGCGCGAACTTCGCGACCTTCGCGGCGGCGACCGTCGCCGCGGCCGGCGAGCACGCCGAGGCCGTGCGTGAGGCGTGGCGGCAGGTGGGGGTCGAGCCCGGCCGCAGATCGGTCCCGGCATCCGCCCCCCAGCCCGCCGGCCGTCTGCGCGTCGAGCGCAGCGGGGGGTTCGCCGGTCGCTCGGAGGCGGCCGAGGTCGACCTCGAGACCTCCGGGCTGGGGGCCCTGGTCTCGCAGGCGGTCGCGGCTCCCGTCGCCAAGGACGCCCGACCGCACCCCGACATGTTCGTCTACACGTTCACCGTCGAGGGGCGCGAGCCGGTGCGGGTGCCGGAGCACCTGCTCACCGCCAGCCAGGCCGAGCTGGCTCGGCAGGTCCTGCGCCGGGGCACGTCCGAGATCTGA
- a CDS encoding DNA topoisomerase IB has product MPRLRRTFPDQPGWTRRRAGKGFTYLDQDGNRLDEEQTQRCKDLVIPPAWTDVWITPYANGHLQAVGTDDAGRRQYLYHPQWRASRDAAKFDRILVFGKALSKARERVLADIGSEGMSLERACAVAVRLLDLGYFRIGNDVYTDTHGSFGLTTMLKEHVSRQGKALRFSFVGKSGVEHDITIDDPSATEALDVMRRRRGGGDKLLAWKDGRHWKDLSAADVNDYIRSCFGIEATAKDFRTWHATVIAADALAGTEEPGKSKASRKRAVASAMKEVSEFLGNTPTLARTSYVDPRVVEAYERGRTVKVRGKYDTDDARQAALERAVLKLLNAG; this is encoded by the coding sequence ATGCCGCGACTGAGGCGTACGTTCCCCGACCAGCCCGGCTGGACCCGACGCCGGGCTGGCAAGGGGTTCACCTACCTCGACCAGGACGGCAACCGGCTCGACGAGGAGCAGACCCAGCGCTGCAAGGACCTCGTCATCCCGCCGGCCTGGACGGACGTGTGGATCACCCCGTACGCCAACGGCCACCTCCAGGCGGTCGGCACCGACGACGCCGGTCGGCGGCAGTACCTCTACCACCCGCAGTGGCGTGCCAGCCGGGACGCGGCCAAGTTCGACCGGATCCTGGTGTTCGGCAAGGCGCTGTCCAAGGCACGCGAGCGCGTGCTCGCCGACATCGGGTCCGAGGGGATGTCGCTGGAGCGGGCGTGCGCGGTCGCCGTACGCCTGCTCGACCTCGGCTACTTCCGCATCGGCAACGACGTCTACACCGACACCCACGGCTCCTTCGGCCTGACCACGATGCTCAAGGAGCACGTCTCGCGGCAGGGCAAGGCGCTGCGCTTCAGCTTCGTGGGGAAGTCCGGGGTCGAGCACGACATCACCATCGACGACCCGTCCGCGACCGAGGCGCTCGACGTGATGCGCCGCCGGCGCGGCGGCGGCGACAAGTTGCTCGCGTGGAAGGACGGCCGGCACTGGAAGGACCTGTCGGCCGCCGACGTCAACGACTACATCCGCTCGTGCTTCGGGATCGAGGCGACCGCCAAGGACTTCCGCACGTGGCACGCCACCGTCATCGCTGCCGACGCGCTCGCCGGGACCGAGGAGCCGGGGAAGTCCAAGGCGTCACGCAAGCGTGCCGTGGCGAGCGCGATGAAGGAGGTCTCGGAGTTCCTCGGCAACACCCCGACCCTCGCGCGGACGTCGTACGTCGATCCGCGGGTCGTCGAGGCCTACGAGCGCGGCCGTACGGTCAAGGTCCGTGGGAAGTACGACACGGACGATGCCCGGCAGGCCGCGCTCGAGCGGGCGGTGCTCAAGCTGCTCAACGCCGGCTAG
- the serC gene encoding phosphoserine transaminase produces the protein MTDALKIPAELLPADGRFGAGPSKIQTSHLDALAATGASLMGTSHRQAPVKKTVARVREGLTALFDLPEGYEVVLGNGGATAFWDIACFGLIREKSQHLSFGEFSSKFATSAKKAPWLADPSVITSEPGSRPDAVAEDGVDTYAWAHNETSTAVMAPVRRPAGIDDDALVLVDATSGAGGLPVDLDQVDTYYFAPQKCFASDGGLWIALMSPRALARAEEIAASDRYVPPFFDLPTAIDNSSKDQTYNTPSVATLFLMAEQLDWMNGQGGLKAMVERTTASSDALYGWAERTAWTTPYVTEAADRSLVIGTIDFDDSIDAAAIAATLRANGIVDTEPYRKLGRNQLRIAMYPAIDPSDVEKLTGAIDHVVANS, from the coding sequence ATGACCGACGCCCTCAAGATCCCCGCCGAGCTGCTCCCGGCCGACGGCCGCTTCGGAGCCGGCCCGTCCAAGATCCAGACCAGCCACCTCGACGCCCTCGCCGCGACCGGCGCGTCGCTCATGGGCACCTCGCACCGGCAGGCGCCGGTGAAGAAGACCGTGGCACGGGTGCGCGAGGGCCTCACGGCGCTCTTCGACCTGCCCGAGGGCTACGAGGTCGTGCTCGGCAACGGCGGTGCCACCGCGTTCTGGGACATCGCCTGCTTCGGCCTGATCCGCGAGAAGAGCCAGCACCTGTCGTTCGGCGAGTTCTCCTCCAAGTTCGCCACCTCGGCGAAGAAGGCGCCGTGGCTGGCCGACCCGTCGGTGATCACGAGCGAGCCCGGCTCGCGCCCCGACGCGGTCGCCGAGGACGGCGTCGACACCTACGCCTGGGCGCACAACGAGACCTCGACCGCGGTGATGGCGCCCGTACGTCGCCCGGCGGGGATCGACGACGACGCGCTCGTGCTGGTGGACGCGACGTCCGGCGCCGGCGGCCTGCCCGTCGACCTCGACCAGGTCGACACCTACTACTTCGCCCCGCAGAAGTGCTTCGCCTCCGACGGCGGCCTGTGGATCGCCCTCATGTCGCCGCGCGCGCTGGCCCGCGCCGAGGAGATCGCCGCGAGCGACCGCTACGTCCCGCCGTTCTTCGACCTGCCGACCGCGATCGACAACTCCTCGAAGGACCAGACCTACAACACCCCGTCGGTCGCCACCCTCTTCCTGATGGCCGAGCAGCTCGACTGGATGAACGGTCAGGGCGGTCTCAAGGCGATGGTCGAGCGCACCACCGCCTCCTCCGACGCGCTCTACGGCTGGGCGGAGCGCACCGCCTGGACCACCCCGTACGTCACCGAGGCGGCCGACCGCTCGCTCGTCATCGGCACCATCGACTTCGACGACTCGATCGACGCGGCCGCGATCGCCGCGACGCTGCGCGCCAACGGCATCGTCGACACCGAGCCCTACCGCAAGCTCGGGCGCAACCAGCTGCGGATCGCGATGTACCCCGCGATCGACCCCTCGGACGTCGAGAAGCTCACCGGGGCGATCGACCACGTCGTGGCCAACAGCTGA
- a CDS encoding GNAT family N-acetyltransferase, producing MDTQLRIERRAITHPDAEALVEAVQEEYVARYGGRDESPIDPRDFEDPLGQFFVGYLDGSPVATGAWRRSAVRALGAEVTAEIKRMYVVPAAQRRGLARRMLAHLEATAAEAGIEALVLETGMKQPEAISLYLSSGYEPVPGFGHYCGSELSRCFGRVLPD from the coding sequence ATGGACACCCAGCTCCGCATCGAGCGGCGCGCGATCACGCACCCCGACGCCGAGGCCCTCGTCGAGGCGGTCCAGGAGGAGTACGTCGCCCGCTACGGCGGCCGCGACGAGTCGCCCATCGACCCGCGCGACTTCGAGGACCCGCTCGGCCAGTTCTTCGTCGGCTACCTCGACGGCTCACCGGTCGCGACGGGCGCGTGGCGCCGCTCCGCGGTGAGGGCGCTCGGCGCCGAGGTCACCGCGGAGATCAAGCGGATGTACGTCGTGCCTGCCGCCCAGCGTCGCGGGCTCGCCCGCCGGATGCTGGCCCACCTCGAGGCCACCGCCGCCGAGGCGGGCATCGAGGCGCTGGTGCTCGAGACCGGGATGAAGCAGCCGGAGGCGATCTCGCTCTACCTGTCCTCGGGCTACGAGCCGGTCCCCGGCTTCGGCCACTACTGCGGCTCGGAGCTGAGCCGCTGCTTCGGGCGGGTCCTTCCCGACTGA
- a CDS encoding thiol-disulfide oxidoreductase DCC family protein, giving the protein MPRGLMLNDADCGFCMRTARLVPRLGVDVDSSTVQAADLVALGVDPDRAVVEMPYVHPDGRVDYGHRAFAAILRTGPLPWRAVGRLITAPGVDAVARRTYAWVAANRHRMPGGTAACELQR; this is encoded by the coding sequence GTGCCCCGCGGACTGATGCTCAACGACGCCGACTGCGGCTTCTGCATGCGCACCGCGCGGCTGGTGCCGCGGCTCGGCGTCGACGTCGACAGCTCCACCGTCCAGGCCGCCGACCTCGTTGCCCTCGGCGTCGACCCGGACCGCGCCGTCGTGGAGATGCCCTACGTCCATCCCGACGGCCGCGTCGACTACGGCCACCGTGCCTTCGCCGCGATCCTGCGCACCGGGCCGCTGCCGTGGCGCGCGGTCGGCCGCCTGATCACCGCCCCGGGCGTCGACGCGGTGGCGCGCCGGACGTACGCCTGGGTGGCCGCCAACCGGCACCGGATGCCGGGCGGCACGGCCGCCTGCGAACTACAGCGGTGA
- a CDS encoding citrate synthase 2 yields MTEIQHGLEGVVAFETQIAEPDKEGSALRYRGVDIEELVGRVPFENVWGLLVDGAYSPGLPPAEPYNISIHTGDVRADVQAAVAMLAPMLGMGQTYDISDEQARLDLSRVAVMVLSYAAQSARGLGKPVVTQAEVDRGRTLAERFLIRWRGEADPRHAHAIDAYWSSAAEHGMNASTFTARVITSTGADVAAAFSGAIGAMSGPLHGGAPSRVLGMIEEVERRDGDAASYVKELLDSGERLMGFGHRVYRAEDPRARVLRRTAKELDAPRYEVAEALEKAALAELRERRPDRVLETNVEFWAAIVLDFAEVPAHMFTSMFTCARTGGWSAHILEQKTTGRLIRPSAVYAGPGTRPASEVQGWDGAWA; encoded by the coding sequence ATGACCGAGATCCAGCACGGCCTCGAAGGCGTCGTCGCGTTCGAGACCCAGATCGCCGAGCCCGACAAGGAAGGATCGGCGCTGCGCTACCGCGGCGTCGACATCGAGGAGCTCGTCGGCCGCGTCCCGTTCGAGAACGTGTGGGGCCTGCTGGTCGACGGCGCCTACTCCCCCGGCCTGCCGCCCGCCGAGCCCTACAACATCTCCATCCACACCGGCGACGTGCGCGCCGACGTGCAGGCCGCGGTGGCCATGCTCGCGCCGATGCTCGGGATGGGGCAGACCTACGACATCTCCGACGAGCAGGCACGCCTCGATCTCTCACGCGTCGCGGTGATGGTGCTGTCGTACGCCGCCCAGTCCGCGCGCGGCCTCGGCAAGCCGGTCGTCACCCAGGCCGAGGTCGACCGGGGCCGCACCCTCGCGGAGCGGTTCCTGATCCGGTGGCGCGGCGAGGCCGACCCCAGGCACGCGCACGCCATCGACGCCTACTGGTCCTCGGCGGCCGAGCACGGCATGAACGCCTCCACCTTCACCGCGCGCGTCATCACCTCCACCGGCGCCGACGTGGCCGCCGCGTTCTCCGGCGCCATCGGCGCGATGTCGGGCCCGCTGCACGGCGGCGCCCCGTCGCGCGTGCTGGGGATGATCGAGGAGGTCGAGCGGCGCGACGGCGACGCGGCGTCCTACGTCAAGGAGCTGCTCGACAGCGGCGAGCGGCTGATGGGCTTCGGGCACCGCGTCTACCGCGCGGAGGACCCGCGCGCCCGGGTGCTGCGCCGCACGGCCAAGGAGCTCGACGCGCCGCGCTACGAGGTCGCCGAGGCGCTGGAGAAGGCCGCGCTGGCCGAGCTGCGCGAGCGTCGTCCCGACCGGGTGCTGGAGACCAACGTGGAGTTCTGGGCGGCCATCGTCCTCGACTTCGCCGAGGTGCCTGCGCACATGTTCACCTCGATGTTCACCTGTGCCCGCACCGGCGGCTGGTCGGCGCACATCCTCGAGCAGAAGACGACCGGCCGGCTGATCCGGCCGTCCGCCGTCTACGCCGGTCCGGGCACCCGGCCGGCGAGCGAGGTTCAGGGCTGGGACGGGGCCTGGGCGTAG